From the genome of Planctomycetia bacterium, one region includes:
- a CDS encoding CRTAC1 family protein has translation MRRFTATALTALGLIITSACGAQNTTSSTAAPNASGTSSAKKEVAAETTGGSAVTNLPPAGDAIFADITEAAGIKNPAGPWPDGKYQTPEITPGGLALFDYDGDDDLDIYQICHAPPGSFDTPAPNRLYQQQPDHTFREVPDAAGLNDPGFGHGVAIGDVDNDGDLDVYVTNYGYDAFYRNRGDGTFENVTAAAGFPHEHHWSSSTAFLDYDRDGDLDLFVVRFAIFDPNKRCKGSASDAELDYCGPHTFDGVADSLFRNNGDGTFSDVTVEAKMTAPARGWGLVTGDFNGDGWIDIYVANDEEPAQLWINGQDGTFNDEAAIVGCAFNGAGRVEAGMGTAAGDVNGDGLFDLLKTHITSETNTLFLASADGLYTDSTSDAGMAPIDRPYTGWGCAFLDFDLDSDLDIAIANGRVTRGPVFPGANLGAFWNRFGEPKLLFANDGTGKFEFLGPKTGEFGARPEVTRGLAVGDLDEDGDLDLVANNLDNTLRIFRNDVARAGRHWLAVRTRTGKRDAHGAQVSIELAGKKLVRQANPAYSYLASNDPRAHFGLGEHAEVKSLRVTWPDGKQERFPVDGVDRTIAVAQGAGQAVD, from the coding sequence ATGCGACGCTTCACGGCGACGGCGCTCACCGCGCTCGGCCTGATCATCACGAGCGCTTGCGGCGCCCAGAACACAACTTCCTCGACGGCGGCGCCCAACGCGAGCGGCACGTCCTCCGCAAAGAAAGAAGTCGCAGCCGAAACAACGGGCGGCAGCGCCGTCACCAATCTTCCACCGGCCGGCGACGCCATTTTCGCCGATATCACCGAGGCCGCGGGCATTAAGAACCCCGCTGGGCCTTGGCCCGATGGAAAATATCAAACGCCGGAAATCACCCCCGGCGGCCTGGCGCTGTTCGACTACGACGGTGACGACGACTTGGATATCTACCAGATCTGCCATGCCCCGCCTGGCTCGTTCGATACTCCGGCGCCGAACCGACTCTACCAGCAGCAGCCCGATCATACGTTTCGCGAAGTGCCCGACGCCGCGGGGTTAAACGATCCCGGTTTCGGCCACGGCGTGGCGATTGGCGATGTCGACAACGACGGCGATCTCGACGTGTACGTCACCAACTACGGGTACGACGCGTTCTATCGCAACCGCGGCGACGGGACCTTCGAGAACGTCACGGCGGCGGCCGGATTCCCGCACGAGCATCACTGGAGTTCCTCGACCGCGTTCCTCGACTACGACCGCGATGGCGATCTCGATTTGTTTGTCGTGCGTTTCGCGATCTTCGACCCGAACAAGCGCTGCAAGGGTTCCGCGTCGGACGCCGAACTGGATTACTGCGGCCCGCACACGTTCGACGGCGTGGCCGATTCGCTGTTCCGCAACAACGGCGACGGCACGTTCAGCGACGTGACTGTCGAAGCCAAGATGACCGCGCCGGCGCGGGGTTGGGGCCTCGTCACCGGCGATTTCAACGGCGACGGTTGGATTGATATCTACGTCGCGAACGACGAAGAGCCGGCGCAACTTTGGATCAACGGCCAGGACGGCACGTTTAACGACGAGGCCGCCATCGTGGGCTGCGCCTTTAACGGCGCGGGGCGCGTTGAGGCCGGCATGGGAACCGCGGCCGGAGACGTTAACGGCGACGGATTATTCGACCTGCTGAAAACCCACATCACGAGCGAGACGAATACGCTGTTCCTCGCTTCGGCCGACGGACTTTATACGGACTCCACCTCTGACGCCGGCATGGCGCCGATCGACCGCCCGTATACCGGCTGGGGCTGCGCGTTCCTGGATTTTGACCTCGACAGTGATCTCGATATCGCGATCGCCAACGGGCGCGTCACCCGCGGACCGGTCTTTCCCGGCGCGAATCTCGGCGCGTTCTGGAATCGCTTCGGGGAGCCCAAACTATTGTTTGCCAACGACGGAACAGGCAAGTTCGAATTCCTCGGTCCGAAGACCGGCGAATTCGGTGCGCGGCCGGAGGTCACGCGCGGACTTGCCGTTGGCGATCTGGATGAGGACGGGGATCTTGATCTGGTCGCCAACAACCTGGATAACACGCTGCGGATCTTCCGCAATGATGTGGCGCGCGCGGGTCGGCATTGGCTGGCGGTGCGCACGCGCACCGGCAAGCGCGATGCGCACGGCGCGCAGGTCTCGATCGAACTGGCTGGCAAGAAACTCGTCCGCCAGGCGAATCCGGCGTACAGCTATTTGGCTAGCAACGATCCCCGCGCGCATTTCGGACTCGGCGAGCATGCCGAAGTGAAATCGCTGCGTGTCACCTGGCCGGACGGCAAGCAGGAACGCTTCCCTGTCGATGGCGTGGACCGCACGATTGCAGTGGCGCAGGGCGCGGGGCAGGCCGTGGATTAG
- a CDS encoding trypsin-like peptidase domain-containing protein, whose product MRYRQLCSPAYRAALTLGLSLFTGFANVPLRPAAASELRETPIVKVINAARESIVNIQGEKTVAQDDGQHGPGEPYRRVNGMGTGVVIDARGYLLTNHHVVDGVRRINVALADKRNFTATVIARDPQTDLAILKIDTKESLPVISIGTSSDLMLGESVIAVGNAYGYDHTATRGIVSALHRSVQVSDVQNYDDLIQTDASINPGNSGGPLMNIDGEMVGIVVAVRAGAQGIGFAIPVDKALAVAAEMLNPQSLGVAWHGVEAKHLAGKSPGFVVERLADSSPAASAGLEPGDTVLSVDGEAVERPLDFERCLLGRRAGEEVKVQVDRNGESKELALTLATLPGGIPADSDPVWGLLGLKLKPIPSKQFQQYRSRYRGGLTVLEVRPDGPAAKQGIRRGDVLVGMHVWETISLNDVSYVLNREDFVDLDPLKFYILRDNETLFGHMTVSRRLQK is encoded by the coding sequence ATGCGCTACCGACAACTTTGTTCGCCCGCCTATCGCGCCGCTTTGACCTTGGGGCTGAGCCTCTTCACAGGCTTCGCCAATGTGCCCCTTCGTCCCGCGGCGGCTTCCGAGCTGCGGGAAACCCCGATCGTCAAGGTCATCAACGCCGCTCGGGAATCGATCGTCAACATCCAAGGCGAAAAGACGGTCGCCCAGGACGACGGGCAGCATGGCCCGGGAGAACCCTACCGGCGCGTGAACGGCATGGGGACCGGCGTGGTGATCGACGCCCGCGGTTACCTGCTGACCAACCACCACGTCGTGGACGGCGTGCGGCGGATTAACGTTGCGCTGGCCGACAAGCGGAACTTCACCGCCACGGTGATCGCCCGCGATCCGCAGACTGACCTGGCGATCTTGAAGATCGACACGAAGGAATCGTTGCCCGTGATCTCGATCGGCACGTCCAGCGACTTAATGCTCGGCGAGTCGGTGATCGCCGTCGGCAACGCCTATGGATACGACCACACCGCCACGCGCGGCATTGTGAGCGCCCTGCATCGCTCGGTGCAAGTCAGCGACGTCCAAAACTACGACGATCTGATCCAGACCGACGCCAGCATCAACCCCGGCAATTCCGGTGGCCCGTTGATGAATATCGACGGCGAAATGGTGGGTATCGTCGTGGCCGTTCGCGCCGGCGCCCAGGGAATTGGCTTTGCCATTCCCGTCGATAAGGCCCTGGCCGTCGCGGCCGAAATGCTGAATCCGCAAAGCCTGGGCGTGGCCTGGCACGGCGTCGAGGCGAAGCACCTGGCCGGCAAATCGCCTGGCTTCGTGGTCGAACGCCTGGCCGATTCGAGCCCCGCCGCGTCGGCCGGGCTGGAGCCGGGAGACACCGTGCTTTCCGTCGACGGCGAAGCGGTGGAACGCCCGCTGGATTTCGAACGCTGCCTGTTGGGGCGGAGAGCCGGTGAGGAAGTGAAGGTCCAGGTCGACCGGAACGGAGAATCCAAGGAACTGGCACTCACGTTGGCCACCTTGCCGGGGGGAATTCCGGCCGATAGCGACCCCGTTTGGGGGCTATTGGGCTTGAAGCTCAAACCGATCCCGTCTAAACAGTTCCAGCAATATCGTTCCCGTTATCGGGGCGGTTTGACGGTTTTGGAAGTGCGTCCGGACGGCCCCGCGGCGAAGCAGGGGATCCGCCGCGGCGACGTCCTGGTCGGCATGCATGTCTGGGAAACGATTTCGCTGAATGATGTAAGCTATGTGCTCAATCGGGAAGACTTCGTCGACCTGGATCCACTGAAGTTTTACATCCTCCGCGACAACGAAACGCTCTTCGGACATATGACCGTCTCGCGACGATTGCAGAAGTGA
- a CDS encoding tetratricopeptide repeat protein: MFRSAFLASALLGSGLGPVCFAAPIELPSSDDGAATHPAEIRAAIEMFEQGDVNGAFERLKTSAADYPHLPPPRIMLANLYFSSDNYAAGRLSLEQAAVEHPEDPETLLILGDLLIRERRWTEADALYGRGEALWKEFKGNKDRRQELEGRLCAGLAAVAEARTQWELATTRLKRWIEVAPKKMAAHQRLGRAYFMLKREKEAFAEFQLATANATGGPPAPIMMAMLFLQQDQLAKGEEWIKYALDKAPQDFRTQLGAAQWNWEAGQLEAAAKHAAEAIKLNGDSLDARLLSAQAAFYQGQLSDAEVQLEALRESMPGNILVVNLLAWTLASSDDAAKVQRSVELAAINSQRFPESADAAVTLAWALFRDGKEAESHASLKRVKANAQLSRDAAYYAARILEAAGETEQAKTLLRGALENVGPFASESEARAWSATLTPATSPGS; this comes from the coding sequence ATGTTTCGCTCTGCTTTCCTGGCTAGCGCCCTATTGGGGAGTGGCCTTGGCCCGGTGTGCTTCGCAGCGCCAATTGAACTTCCGTCCTCGGACGATGGCGCGGCGACGCACCCGGCGGAAATTCGCGCCGCGATTGAGATGTTCGAGCAGGGTGACGTGAACGGTGCGTTCGAGCGGCTCAAGACTTCGGCCGCCGACTATCCGCACTTGCCGCCGCCGCGAATCATGCTCGCCAATCTCTATTTCAGTAGCGACAACTACGCCGCGGGTCGGCTGTCGCTAGAACAGGCCGCGGTCGAGCATCCTGAGGATCCCGAGACATTACTAATTCTGGGCGACCTGCTGATCCGTGAACGACGCTGGACCGAAGCCGACGCCTTGTACGGGCGCGGCGAAGCGCTGTGGAAAGAGTTCAAGGGAAACAAGGACCGCCGCCAGGAGTTGGAAGGCCGGCTCTGCGCCGGCCTGGCGGCGGTCGCCGAGGCCCGCACGCAATGGGAACTGGCGACCACCCGGCTCAAGCGCTGGATTGAAGTTGCCCCGAAAAAGATGGCCGCACATCAGCGCCTAGGGCGCGCGTATTTCATGCTCAAGCGAGAGAAAGAGGCCTTCGCTGAGTTTCAACTCGCGACCGCCAATGCCACCGGCGGCCCGCCGGCGCCGATCATGATGGCGATGCTTTTTTTGCAACAAGATCAGCTGGCAAAAGGCGAGGAGTGGATCAAGTACGCGCTCGACAAAGCGCCCCAGGACTTTCGCACGCAGCTCGGCGCAGCGCAATGGAATTGGGAAGCCGGACAATTGGAGGCCGCGGCCAAGCATGCCGCGGAGGCGATCAAGTTGAACGGCGACTCGCTCGACGCGAGGTTGTTGTCGGCGCAGGCGGCGTTCTATCAAGGTCAACTCAGCGACGCGGAAGTGCAACTCGAAGCCTTACGTGAATCGATGCCGGGCAACATCTTGGTGGTGAATCTGTTGGCCTGGACGCTCGCGTCCAGCGATGATGCCGCCAAAGTGCAGCGCTCCGTGGAGCTCGCCGCGATCAACTCGCAACGGTTTCCGGAGAGCGCCGACGCTGCGGTCACCCTGGCCTGGGCGCTCTTTCGCGACGGCAAGGAGGCCGAGTCGCATGCCAGTCTGAAGCGCGTCAAGGCGAATGCTCAGTTGAGCCGCGACGCGGCGTACTACGCGGCGCGCATCCTTGAGGCTGCCGGCGAGACCGAGCAGGCGAAGACGCTGTTGCGCGGCGCCCTGGAAAATGTCGGTCCGTTTGCGTCGGAATCCGAGGCCCGCGCTTGGAGCGCAACCTTGACGCCGGCGACCAGTCCTGGATCATGA